The following are encoded together in the Erythrolamprus reginae isolate rEryReg1 unplaced genomic scaffold, rEryReg1.hap1 H_2, whole genome shotgun sequence genome:
- the LOC139155449 gene encoding uncharacterized protein: protein MYQLPPDELLEKLLEESFKEEIIFNRERPRKLISLTATRPPPAAPPSSPVSCPKPGPAPAPPPTPGKKASSKKMSEKEAPIIEELPTESEKEAAESEATPKTEASEREEGTEATSKKTSSEEGEGEEEEEEEEEEED from the exons ATGTATCAACTACCTCCTGATGAACTTCTAGAAAAACTTCTTGAAGAATCCTTCAAAGAGGAAATTATATTCAATCGTGAAAGACCAAg GAAGTTAATATCTTTAACAGCAACCAGACCTCCACCTGCAGCTCCACCTTCATCCCCTGTCTCATGTCCAAAGCCAGGACCAGCACCAGCACCACCTCCAACACCTGGTAAAAAGGCGAGTTCAAAGAAAAT gtctgaaaaagagGCACCCATTATTGAGGAATTACCAACTGA gtctgaaaaagagGCAGCCGAGAGTGAAGCTACACCAAAGACTGA ggcttccgaaagagaggaaggaactgAAGCTACTTCAAAGAAAAC aagttcagaagagggagagggagaggaggaagaagaagaagaggaggaagaagaagactaa